Proteins encoded within one genomic window of Nordella sp. HKS 07:
- a CDS encoding YggT family protein → MHPILWLIVTILDIYFWILIAMVVMSWLTGFNIINRQNDIVRQVSYALHRLTEPVLAPIRRFLPDLGGIDISPVVALIALQFIRYLVVYYGVRLF, encoded by the coding sequence ATGCATCCCATTTTGTGGCTAATCGTCACCATTCTTGACATCTATTTCTGGATCTTGATCGCCATGGTGGTGATGAGCTGGCTGACCGGCTTCAATATCATCAACCGCCAGAATGACATCGTCCGGCAGGTTTCCTATGCCCTCCACCGCCTGACCGAGCCCGTCCTGGCGCCCATAAGGCGCTTCCTGCCTGACCTCGGCGGCATCGATATCTCTCCGGTCGTGGCCCTCATCGCGCTGCAGTTCATCCGTTATCTTGTCGTGTATTATGGTGTGCGCCTCTTTTGA
- a CDS encoding DUF167 family protein, with amino-acid sequence MSPLPFRPEAQGGSLFLRVTPKSARAGLAGLFHGADGKVSLQVKVTAQPEKGKANEAVIDLLSEYLGLPRKAFTLTAGETSRLKTVHIAGDPTAIEQTLTHLIQGQTP; translated from the coding sequence TTGAGCCCGCTACCCTTCAGGCCCGAGGCGCAAGGCGGGTCGCTGTTCTTGCGCGTGACACCCAAATCGGCGCGGGCCGGGCTTGCCGGGCTCTTTCACGGCGCCGACGGAAAAGTGTCGCTTCAGGTTAAGGTCACGGCGCAACCGGAAAAGGGCAAGGCCAACGAAGCGGTTATCGACCTGCTGTCCGAGTATTTAGGCCTTCCCCGCAAGGCTTTCACCCTCACCGCCGGCGAGACGAGCCGTCTGAAGACGGTCCATATCGCCGGAGACCCCACCGCCATCGAGCAGACGCTCACCCATCTCATTCAGGGCCAGACACCATGA
- the folD gene encoding bifunctional methylenetetrahydrofolate dehydrogenase/methenyltetrahydrofolate cyclohydrolase FolD produces the protein MTAKVIDGKAYAEGLRARIAKAVKELESKHGLKPGLAVVLVGEDPASKVYVANKAKQTVEVGMNSWEHRLDAATSEKDLLALVDKLNNDPAVHGILVQLPLPKQIDSTKVLNAINPAKDVDGFHVVNAGKLATGQDSLVACTPVGSVMLAKDALGKLEGLEAVIIGRSNIVGKPVAQLLLQENCTVTIAHSKTKDLPAVVRRADLVIAAVGRPEMVKGDWIKPGACVIDVGINRIERDGKGKLVGDCDYASCAQVAGAITPVPGGVGPMTIACLLHNTVRAACAQKSLPVPEM, from the coding sequence ATGACCGCCAAAGTGATCGACGGAAAAGCCTATGCCGAGGGACTGCGCGCTCGCATCGCCAAGGCCGTCAAGGAGCTCGAGAGCAAACATGGGCTGAAACCCGGCCTCGCCGTCGTCCTCGTCGGCGAGGACCCGGCGAGCAAGGTCTATGTCGCCAACAAGGCGAAGCAGACGGTCGAGGTCGGCATGAATTCCTGGGAGCACCGGCTGGACGCCGCGACCTCGGAGAAGGATCTCTTGGCGCTCGTCGACAAGCTCAATAATGATCCGGCGGTGCATGGCATTCTGGTGCAATTGCCGCTGCCCAAGCAGATAGATTCGACCAAGGTGCTGAATGCCATCAATCCGGCGAAGGATGTCGACGGCTTCCATGTCGTGAATGCCGGCAAGCTCGCCACCGGACAAGATTCGCTCGTTGCCTGCACACCGGTCGGCTCGGTGATGCTGGCCAAGGATGCGCTGGGCAAGCTCGAAGGGCTCGAGGCCGTCATCATCGGCCGCTCGAACATCGTCGGCAAGCCGGTGGCGCAGCTTCTGTTGCAGGAGAACTGCACCGTCACCATTGCGCATTCGAAGACGAAGGACCTTCCCGCTGTCGTGCGCCGCGCCGATCTCGTGATCGCCGCGGTCGGCCGGCCCGAAATGGTGAAAGGCGACTGGATCAAGCCGGGCGCCTGCGTCATCGATGTCGGCATCAACCGTATCGAGCGCGACGGCAAGGGCAAGCTGGTCGGCGATTGCGATTATGCGTCCTGCGCCCAAGTGGCCGGCGCGATCACGCCGGTGCCGGGTGGCGTCGGCCCGATGACCATCGCCTGCCTGCTGCACAATACGGTGCGCGCCGCCTGCGCGCAGAAATCGCTGCCCGTGCCGGAGATGTAG
- a CDS encoding Lrp/AsnC family transcriptional regulator — protein sequence MQVSEKDRKLLALLGEDARMPVATLARRLGLSRTTVQARIERLERQGVIAGYGVRLSDAYLSDLIRAHVLITIAPKSLSAVTAELNAIHEVTALYSVNGPYDLIAIIAAPSIADLDRLIDRIGETDGVERTLSSIILSTRIAR from the coding sequence ATGCAGGTATCGGAGAAGGATCGGAAGCTGCTGGCGCTCCTGGGCGAGGATGCCCGCATGCCGGTCGCGACGCTGGCCCGCCGGCTCGGCCTGTCGCGCACCACCGTCCAGGCCAGGATCGAGCGGCTGGAGCGGCAAGGCGTCATTGCCGGTTACGGCGTCAGGCTGTCGGATGCTTATCTGAGCGATCTCATCCGCGCTCACGTGCTCATCACCATCGCGCCGAAATCGCTGTCCGCGGTGACGGCCGAACTCAACGCGATCCATGAGGTGACGGCGCTTTACTCGGTCAACGGTCCCTATGACCTGATCGCCATCATCGCGGCTCCCTCGATCGCCGATCTCGACCGGCTGATCGACCGCATCGGCGAAACCGACGGGGTCGAGCGCACGCTGTCTTCGATCATCCTCTCGACCCGCATCGCGCGCTGA
- a CDS encoding saccharopine dehydrogenase family protein, with the protein MKDIVVMGAGKIGGAIARMLAASGEYRATVADRSEAQLAAITPHKAISTSLVDIADGSALETLLAGRYAVLSAAPFHLTGRVAEIAAKAQVHYLDLTEDVATTRKVEAIAAGAGTALIPQCGLAPGFISIVAHDLTRHFDTLDSVRMRVGALPQYPSNALNYNLTWSTDGLINEYIEPCEAIVEGRLVAMPAMEEREEFSLDGVTYEAFNTSGGLGTLAKTLEGRVRTMNYRTIRYPGHQAIMKALLNDLNLKNRRDVLKDLFENALPATMQDVVVIFVTVCGWKDARYLQETYAKKVYAGTVAGEDMSAIQITTAAGICTLLDLLSYGRLRRQGFVRQEEVALADFLANRFGRVYDAEPVKLAKAG; encoded by the coding sequence ATGAAAGACATCGTGGTCATGGGCGCCGGCAAGATCGGCGGCGCCATCGCGCGGATGCTGGCGGCAAGCGGCGAGTACCGCGCCACTGTCGCCGACCGCAGCGAAGCGCAACTGGCCGCCATCACACCCCATAAGGCGATATCGACTTCGTTGGTGGATATCGCCGATGGCAGCGCGCTCGAAACACTGCTCGCCGGCCGTTACGCGGTGCTCTCAGCCGCCCCTTTCCATCTCACCGGCCGCGTGGCCGAGATCGCCGCCAAGGCCCAGGTGCATTATCTCGATCTGACCGAGGACGTCGCCACCACGCGCAAGGTCGAGGCGATCGCCGCGGGCGCCGGGACGGCGCTCATCCCGCAATGCGGACTGGCACCCGGCTTCATTTCGATCGTCGCCCATGATCTGACGCGCCATTTCGACACGCTCGACAGCGTGCGCATGCGCGTCGGCGCCTTGCCGCAATATCCCTCGAACGCGCTCAATTACAATCTCACCTGGAGCACCGACGGGCTCATCAACGAATATATCGAACCCTGCGAGGCGATCGTCGAAGGCCGGCTGGTGGCGATGCCGGCCATGGAAGAGCGCGAGGAATTCTCGCTCGATGGCGTCACCTACGAAGCCTTCAACACCTCGGGCGGCCTCGGCACCCTGGCGAAGACGCTGGAGGGCCGGGTGCGCACGATGAATTATCGCACCATCCGCTATCCCGGCCACCAGGCGATCATGAAGGCGCTCCTCAACGATCTCAACCTGAAGAACCGCCGCGACGTGCTGAAGGATCTGTTCGAGAACGCGCTGCCCGCCACGATGCAGGATGTCGTGGTCATCTTCGTCACCGTCTGCGGCTGGAAGGACGCGCGCTATCTCCAGGAGACCTACGCCAAGAAGGTCTATGCCGGCACGGTCGCGGGAGAAGACATGAGCGCCATCCAGATCACCACCGCGGCCGGCATCTGTACCCTTCTCGACCTTCTCAGCTACGGCAGATTGCGCCGGCAAGGCTTCGTGCGGCAGGAGGAGGTAGCCCTTGCCGACTTCCTCGCCAATCGCTTCGGGCGCGTCTATGACGCCGAGCCGGTAAAGCTGGCGAAGGCGGGATAG
- the ppa gene encoding inorganic diphosphatase has protein sequence MRIDAISTGKYPPKEVNVIVEVPVGGEPIKYEMDKAAGTLVVDRFLYTSMRYPGNYGFIPHTLSLDGDPCDVLIANQRGIVPGALVAVRPVGVLFMQDEAGGDEKIIAVPVPRLTRRYENVHNYTDLPEITIQQIQHFFEHYKDLETGKWVKVTGWGDAAAAEQMIVEAIERAKQAKA, from the coding sequence ATGCGAATTGATGCCATATCGACCGGCAAATATCCACCCAAGGAGGTGAATGTCATCGTCGAGGTCCCGGTCGGCGGCGAACCCATCAAATATGAGATGGACAAGGCGGCGGGCACTCTGGTGGTCGACCGCTTCCTCTATACGTCGATGCGTTATCCCGGCAATTACGGTTTCATTCCGCACACTCTCTCGCTGGACGGCGATCCGTGCGACGTGTTGATCGCCAATCAGCGCGGCATCGTGCCGGGTGCCTTGGTCGCGGTGCGTCCCGTCGGCGTCCTCTTCATGCAGGACGAGGCGGGTGGTGATGAGAAGATCATCGCGGTGCCGGTGCCGAGGCTCACAAGGCGCTACGAGAATGTGCATAATTACACCGACCTGCCGGAGATCACGATCCAGCAGATCCAGCATTTCTTCGAGCACTACAAGGATCTCGAGACCGGCAAGTGGGTCAAGGTAACGGGTTGGGGCGACGCCGCGGCGGCCGAGCAGATGATCGTCGAGGCGATCGAGCGGGCCAAGCAGGCGAAAGCGTAG
- a CDS encoding chaperone modulator CbpM produces MRKKSTVLFAVRYNEDTLREWASAGWITIEESAIGQPLSEADQARCDLICDLKQNMGVNDDGIDVILNLLDQIHGLRRVLRETLDHAKRS; encoded by the coding sequence ATGCGCAAGAAGAGCACGGTGCTGTTCGCCGTCCGCTACAACGAGGACACTTTGCGCGAATGGGCGTCGGCAGGATGGATCACGATCGAGGAAAGTGCCATCGGCCAGCCTTTGTCGGAAGCCGATCAGGCGCGCTGCGATCTCATCTGCGACCTCAAACAGAATATGGGCGTCAATGACGACGGCATTGATGTGATCCTCAATCTGCTCGACCAGATCCACGGGCTGAGGCGCGTCCTGCGCGAGACGTTGGATCATGCGAAACGAAGTTGA
- a CDS encoding DnaJ C-terminal domain-containing protein: MTDPYEILGVAKNASADDIQKAYRRLAKKHHPDLNPGDKSAEEKFKDVTAAYDLLGDAEKRGRYDRGEIDASGAEKPQRRYYRDFAESGQAGGRGFEQGYADFGDEDILSEIFGRRGANVKMRGGDVRYHLAVDFLSAVNGAKPQLSLPDGSEITVTIPAGTRDGQTLRLKGKGRPGYNGGEPGDALIEIEVRPHPFFTREDDNIRIELPISLAEAVLGGKVKTPTPSGDVLLNIPKGANSGTVLRLKGKGVAKAGGGQGDQYVTLKVMLPEKPDPELEEFIARWSKAKAYDPRRAMEV, encoded by the coding sequence ATGACCGACCCTTATGAAATACTGGGCGTCGCCAAGAACGCCTCGGCGGACGATATCCAGAAGGCGTATCGCCGCCTCGCCAAAAAACATCATCCGGATCTCAATCCCGGCGACAAGAGCGCCGAGGAGAAATTCAAGGACGTCACGGCGGCCTATGATCTGCTTGGTGACGCCGAGAAGCGCGGCCGCTATGACCGTGGCGAGATCGACGCCTCGGGCGCGGAAAAACCGCAGCGGCGCTACTATCGGGACTTCGCCGAAAGCGGCCAGGCCGGCGGGCGGGGGTTCGAGCAGGGCTATGCCGATTTCGGCGACGAGGACATTCTGTCGGAAATATTCGGGCGGCGCGGCGCCAATGTCAAAATGCGCGGCGGCGATGTGCGCTATCATCTGGCCGTCGACTTTCTCAGTGCCGTCAATGGCGCGAAGCCGCAGCTGTCGCTTCCCGACGGCTCCGAGATCACCGTCACCATCCCGGCCGGGACGCGCGATGGGCAAACCCTGCGCCTCAAAGGCAAAGGCCGGCCCGGCTATAATGGCGGCGAGCCCGGCGACGCCCTGATCGAAATCGAAGTGCGTCCGCATCCCTTCTTCACGCGCGAGGACGACAATATCCGCATCGAGCTGCCGATCTCGCTCGCCGAAGCCGTGTTGGGCGGCAAGGTCAAGACGCCGACGCCTTCGGGCGACGTATTGCTGAACATCCCCAAGGGCGCCAATAGCGGCACGGTGCTCCGCCTCAAGGGCAAGGGCGTCGCCAAGGCCGGCGGCGGCCAGGGCGATCAATATGTGACACTGAAGGTGATGCTGCCCGAGAAGCCCGATCCGGAACTTGAAGAATTCATCGCGCGCTGGAGCAAGGCGAAAGCCTATGATCCGCGCCGGGCGATGGAGGTGTGA
- the typA gene encoding translational GTPase TypA gives MKLRNIAIIAHVDHGKTTMIDRLLSQSGAFRDNQKVAERAMDSNDLERERGITILAKVTSLVWKDTRINIVDTPGHADFGGEVERILNMVDGAVLLVDAAEGPMPQTKFVLQKALKIGLKPIVAINKIDRPDQRHVEVVNEVFDLFAALDASDEQLDFPILYGSTKQGWMAEKPEGPQDSMAPLFDLVVRHVPAPTVEEGPFRMLVTTIEANPFLGRILTGRISSGSIKANQAVKALARDGRLVEQGRASKVLAFRGLERQPVDEIQAGDIVALAGLTQATVADTICDVAVSEPIAAQPIDPPTLTMTFRINDGPLAGKEGDKVQSRVIRDRLFREAEGNVALRVTASPNETDAFEVAGRGELQLGILIETMRREGFELTVGRPRVVFRTDEATGQKLEPIEEVIIDVDENFTGIVVQKLSERRAEMKDMRPSGAGRQRIVFHAPTRGLIGYQSELLSDTRGTAIMNRIFHDYAPHVGEIPGRHTGALISNGDGEAVAYAIFNLQDRGPMFIDPGAKVYAGMIIGEHTRGNDLELNVLKGKKLSNVRAAGKDDALLLVPPIRMTLEKALAYVGEDELVEVTPQSIRLRKTLLDPHERKRASRAKEAESAA, from the coding sequence ATGAAACTGCGCAATATCGCCATCATCGCCCATGTCGACCACGGCAAGACCACCATGATCGACCGGCTGCTCTCGCAGTCCGGCGCCTTCCGCGACAATCAGAAGGTCGCCGAGCGCGCGATGGATTCGAACGACCTCGAGCGCGAGCGCGGCATCACCATCCTCGCCAAGGTGACATCGCTCGTCTGGAAAGATACCCGCATCAATATCGTCGATACGCCGGGCCATGCTGATTTCGGCGGCGAGGTCGAGCGCATCCTCAATATGGTGGACGGCGCCGTGCTGCTCGTCGATGCCGCCGAAGGCCCGATGCCGCAGACCAAATTCGTGCTGCAGAAAGCGCTCAAGATCGGCCTCAAGCCGATCGTCGCCATCAACAAGATCGACCGTCCCGATCAGCGTCATGTCGAAGTGGTCAACGAGGTGTTCGATCTTTTCGCCGCCCTTGATGCGAGCGATGAGCAACTCGATTTTCCCATCCTTTACGGCTCAACCAAGCAAGGCTGGATGGCCGAAAAGCCGGAAGGCCCGCAGGATTCGATGGCGCCCCTGTTCGATCTGGTGGTCCGCCATGTGCCGGCGCCCACCGTCGAGGAAGGCCCGTTCCGCATGCTGGTGACGACCATCGAGGCCAATCCGTTTCTCGGCCGCATCCTCACCGGGCGCATAAGCTCCGGCAGTATCAAGGCGAACCAGGCGGTCAAGGCGCTGGCGCGCGACGGCCGGCTCGTTGAGCAGGGCCGCGCCTCGAAGGTGCTGGCCTTCCGCGGCCTCGAGCGTCAGCCGGTTGACGAGATCCAGGCCGGCGACATCGTCGCCCTTGCCGGACTGACCCAGGCGACAGTGGCGGACACGATCTGCGACGTCGCGGTGAGCGAACCGATCGCGGCGCAGCCGATCGATCCGCCGACACTGACCATGACCTTCCGCATCAATGACGGGCCGCTTGCCGGCAAGGAAGGCGACAAGGTGCAGAGCCGCGTCATCCGCGATCGCCTGTTCCGCGAGGCCGAAGGCAATGTCGCCTTGCGGGTGACGGCGTCGCCCAATGAGACCGATGCTTTCGAAGTGGCCGGCCGCGGCGAATTGCAGCTCGGCATCCTCATCGAGACCATGCGCCGCGAAGGCTTCGAATTGACCGTCGGCCGCCCGCGCGTGGTGTTCCGTACCGACGAGGCCACAGGTCAGAAGCTCGAGCCGATCGAGGAAGTGATCATCGACGTCGATGAGAATTTCACCGGCATCGTGGTGCAGAAACTGTCCGAGCGTCGCGCCGAGATGAAGGACATGCGGCCGTCAGGCGCCGGGCGCCAGCGCATCGTCTTCCATGCGCCGACCCGCGGCCTCATCGGCTATCAGTCGGAACTCCTGTCGGATACGCGCGGCACCGCGATCATGAACCGCATCTTCCATGATTACGCGCCGCATGTGGGCGAGATCCCCGGCCGCCATACAGGCGCCCTCATTTCCAATGGCGATGGTGAAGCGGTCGCCTATGCGATCTTCAACCTGCAGGATCGCGGGCCCATGTTCATCGATCCGGGCGCCAAGGTCTATGCCGGCATGATCATCGGCGAGCATACGCGCGGCAATGATCTCGAGCTCAATGTTCTCAAAGGCAAGAAGCTCAGCAACGTCCGTGCCGCCGGCAAGGACGATGCCTTGCTGCTCGTCCCGCCGATCCGCATGACGCTGGAAAAGGCGCTGGCCTATGTCGGCGAGGATGAACTTGTCGAGGTGACGCCGCAGTCGATCCGCCTGCGCAAGACGCTGCTCGACCCGCATGAGAGAAAGCGCGCCAGCCGCGCCAAGGAAGCCGAGAGCGCCGCGTAA
- a CDS encoding SLC13 family permease, with protein sequence MTSLAVTVFILVYVGMALGRVPGLAVERTGVALLGLIVLLAFGELSLEEAGRAVDMPTIALLFALMILSAQFEQSGFYRLVAARVTHAARNPKVLLALLIAVTGLLSAILTNDVIVFAFTPLICAGLLSQKLDPRPYLVALAGAANAGSAATLIGNPQNILIGQAGGLDFWRYFLISLPPVLASLAFVYWAVLATWRKALSAPIAAAPVEPVAIDRFQTLKGLIAVLALIALFLTPLPRELSALAVAGCLLLSRRLSSHEMIGSVDWHLLLLFICLFGVTAAFGKAGLAQDGLAWLAGLGVLPERLSVMLPVTLAASNTIGNVPAVILILQLLPDLSQGALAGLALLSTFAGNLLLTGSMCNIIVAERARAQGASLSFMDFARSGIPMTLASLAVTTLWLWATGLMVF encoded by the coding sequence TTGACCTCACTCGCCGTCACTGTCTTCATCCTCGTCTATGTCGGCATGGCGCTCGGCCGGGTGCCGGGGCTCGCCGTCGAGCGCACCGGCGTGGCGCTGCTCGGGCTCATCGTGCTGCTCGCCTTCGGCGAACTCAGCCTGGAGGAAGCCGGCCGTGCGGTCGACATGCCGACGATCGCGCTGCTCTTCGCCCTGATGATCCTTTCCGCTCAGTTCGAGCAATCGGGCTTCTATCGCCTCGTCGCGGCGCGGGTGACGCATGCCGCCCGGAATCCGAAGGTGCTGCTCGCCCTTCTCATCGCCGTCACCGGCCTTCTCTCGGCCATCCTTACCAATGACGTCATCGTCTTCGCCTTCACGCCGCTCATCTGTGCCGGCCTCCTCTCCCAGAAGCTCGATCCAAGGCCCTATCTCGTGGCGCTGGCAGGCGCGGCCAATGCCGGCTCGGCGGCAACCCTCATCGGCAATCCGCAGAATATCCTGATCGGCCAGGCGGGCGGGCTCGACTTCTGGCGCTATTTTCTCATCTCCCTGCCGCCGGTCCTCGCTTCGCTCGCTTTCGTCTATTGGGCGGTCCTGGCAACCTGGCGCAAAGCGCTCAGCGCACCGATTGCGGCCGCTCCCGTTGAGCCGGTGGCGATCGACCGGTTCCAGACCCTGAAGGGCCTCATCGCGGTCCTGGCCCTCATCGCTCTCTTCCTCACGCCGCTGCCGCGCGAACTGAGCGCGCTGGCGGTCGCCGGGTGCCTGCTCCTGTCGCGGCGGCTCTCCTCACACGAAATGATCGGCTCGGTCGACTGGCACCTGCTCTTGCTCTTCATCTGCCTGTTCGGCGTGACCGCCGCCTTCGGCAAGGCCGGTCTCGCCCAGGACGGGCTCGCCTGGCTCGCGGGGCTCGGCGTTCTTCCCGAACGCCTCTCAGTGATGCTGCCGGTGACGCTCGCCGCCTCCAACACGATCGGCAATGTGCCGGCGGTCATCCTGATCCTGCAGCTCCTTCCGGATTTGTCCCAGGGTGCGTTGGCGGGCCTGGCGCTGCTTTCCACCTTTGCCGGCAACCTGCTGCTCACCGGCTCGATGTGCAATATCATCGTCGCCGAGCGGGCGAGGGCTCAGGGCGCCTCTCTGAGCTTCATGGATTTCGCCCGCTCCGGCATTCCAATGACGCTGGCGAGCCTCGCCGTCACTACACTCTGGCTGTGGGCTACAGGGCTGATGGTGTTCTAG
- a CDS encoding Hsp20/alpha crystallin family protein, giving the protein MSIDPRNWMWNEACAFIERAENLHRQPQLSDAPAASWIPPIDIFEDDDNVILMVALPGVAPDDLDIRMEDGTVVIRGRQRLPRLARRALIHRLEIPHGGFERRVHMPSGWGLTGRTEFRDGLLTLLFARQEI; this is encoded by the coding sequence ATGTCGATTGATCCCCGCAATTGGATGTGGAACGAAGCCTGCGCTTTCATCGAGCGCGCGGAAAATTTGCATCGCCAGCCTCAGCTCTCCGATGCGCCCGCGGCCAGCTGGATTCCCCCGATCGACATATTCGAGGACGACGACAACGTGATTCTGATGGTGGCCCTGCCGGGCGTCGCCCCTGATGATCTCGACATCCGAATGGAAGACGGCACTGTTGTCATCCGCGGCCGGCAGCGTCTGCCGCGGCTCGCCCGCCGTGCCCTTATTCATCGTCTCGAAATTCCCCATGGGGGATTTGAGCGGCGGGTCCATATGCCGTCCGGCTGGGGGCTTACCGGCAGGACGGAATTCAGAGACGGCCTGCTGACCCTGCTCTTCGCCAGACAGGAAATCTGA